ATAGTTTTCTTGTTCAGGCAAACGGAGAGCAGTTGCCGTTCCGGGACCATGCTTTTGATGTTGTGCTCCTGATGCATGTGTTAGGCGGTACCAGAGATTTCCAGGCAGTGATTCAAGAAGCGCGCCGGGTCTGTAATTCGGATGGTGCTATTGTAGTTGGTCGCACAGCTAGCCCTGAATCCGGCATTGATGCTCAGCTAAAAAGACAGTTGAAGTTAATATTGGAACAGATGGGTGTTGTTTGGCATCGACCGCAAGAGTCATATCGCAAATCGCTGGCGTCTCTGGAAGCAATCAGCAGGCGCCGTATTCACATGAGCGCGATCTCGTGGAATGTAACCGCAACCGCACGCGATTTTTTGCTACGACATCAAACAGGAGCGCGATTTGCAACTTTGCCAACCGCCACTCAAGAGCGCGCCCTTGAACGATTGACCACGTATACAGTAAGTAACTTTGGCGCTTTGGATAAAACCTTTGAAGAGCAACGTAGCTTTGAACTGGACATTTTTGTGTTTTGATTTTAAAAAAGCGACGCAGAGAAAATATGGACGATAAGAACGCGATTCTTCCCGGACTGGGAAAGCAGCTCATCCTCAATTCCTTGACAGACGCATCAGTGCAACGAGCCACCGAAGAAACCCCCGATTTCGCAATCTTGCCATGGGTCAATGTGGTCAAAATAGGTGGTCAGAGCATCATGGATCGCGGACGCGCCGCGGTTTATCCGCTCGTGAAGGAAATTGTAGACAATCTTGACCGGCACAAAATGATTCTTGGAACGGGGGCCGGAACGCGAGCGCGCCATATTTACAGCCTGGCCATCGATCTGGGGCTTCCAACCGGAGTGCTAACCGTGTTGGGCACCGCGGTTGCGTGGCAGAACGCTCAAATGCTCCATTATCTCCTGGCCCAATATGGCATTCCTTTCGTTGAGCCTGAAGGCTTCAGCACCCTGCCTCACTACTTGATGGAACGAGGTGCGGTTGTTTGCCAGGGAATGCCGCCTTACAAATTGTGGGAGCCAAATCCCGAGACTGGCCGAATACCGCCGCAGCGCACTGATACTGGTTGCTTTCTGGTTGCTGAGGTCTTTGGCGCTCGAAAGATGATTTATGTGAAAGACGAAGATGGCCTTTATTCAGCGGACCCTAAGAAACATCCCTCTTCTGAATACATCCCTCGCATTAGCGTTGAAGAACTGCTGGCGCGAGACCTGGAAGACTTGATTGTGGAACGGGCCGTGTTGGAGTTCATGGTCCGAGCACGGAATATTCACGAAATCCAATTCATTAATGGCCTGAAGCCAGGTCAACTCACTGCGGCACTCAATGGCGAACCTGTAGGAACCATTATTTACAAAGACAGAGGTACAAAGTGAGCTTCGACCACTCTAAGTCACAACATGTCACTTCAAGCTTGATGCGTGAGTCATTGGTGGATAAAGACGTGATCGCCAGAACAGAAGCTC
This DNA window, taken from Terriglobia bacterium, encodes the following:
- a CDS encoding class I SAM-dependent methyltransferase, with translation MNETASAFDAGASSFERFRALPDGVPEAIRSTIYDTVHVPSPARVLDLGAGTGRIGRIFAQAGDLYCGLDASLGMLQEFRRNAKNSFLVQANGEQLPFRDHAFDVVLLMHVLGGTRDFQAVIQEARRVCNSDGAIVVGRTASPESGIDAQLKRQLKLILEQMGVVWHRPQESYRKSLASLEAISRRRIHMSAISWNVTATARDFLLRHQTGARFATLPTATQERALERLTTYTVSNFGALDKTFEEQRSFELDIFVF
- a CDS encoding uridine kinase, which codes for MDDKNAILPGLGKQLILNSLTDASVQRATEETPDFAILPWVNVVKIGGQSIMDRGRAAVYPLVKEIVDNLDRHKMILGTGAGTRARHIYSLAIDLGLPTGVLTVLGTAVAWQNAQMLHYLLAQYGIPFVEPEGFSTLPHYLMERGAVVCQGMPPYKLWEPNPETGRIPPQRTDTGCFLVAEVFGARKMIYVKDEDGLYSADPKKHPSSEYIPRISVEELLARDLEDLIVERAVLEFMVRARNIHEIQFINGLKPGQLTAALNGEPVGTIIYKDRGTK